TAGTTTGTTCGGCAATGCCGCGAGCGTGCTGGTGGGCGATTTTCTCTATTCCCGCGCCTTTCAAATGATGGTGGAAGTGCGGAACATGCGGGTGTTGGAGGTATTGGCCGATGCCACCAATACCATCGCGGAAGGCGAAGTGCTGCAATTGCTCAATTGCCACAACCCTCGGACCACGGAAGACGCCTATCTGCGGGTCATTCGCTACAAAACGGCGAAGCTGTTCGAGGCCTCGGGGCGCTTGGGCGGCATCGTCGGAGGCGTGCCGGTCTCCCAGCAAGAAGCTCTTGCGCACTACGGAACGCATTTGGGGACGGCATTTCAATTGGTGGACGATGTGCTCGATTATTCCGGAGACCTCGCCCAAACGGGCAAGAATCTGGGCGACGATCTCGCCGAAGGCAAGCCGACGTTGCCATTGATCCACGCCATGAGGCATGGCACGGCCGAGGAAGCGGGAGTCATCCGGTCCGCCATCGAACAAGGCGGGCTGGAAGAATTCGAGCCGGTGATGGCGGCCATTCGCCACACGGGCGCGCTGGAATACACCAGGCGCCAAGCGTTCGCCGAGGCGGAGAAGGCAAAGGCTTCGTTGAGCGGTCTCGCGAGTTCTGCGCACAAAGACGGTCTGCTACAATTGGCGTCCTTCGCGGTGTCGCGCTCTTACTAGTAGCTAGCAGTACAAAGTGGGAGCTTGCCGGTGCCGCGTGGTCCGGGTTCCCTGGGCCAGCTAAAACGTTCGGGGTGTAGCTCAGCCTGGTAGAGTACTGCGTTCGGGACGCAGGAGTCGGAGGTTCAAATCCTCTCACCCCGACCAAGTTTTTGTGTGCGCGATGGCGTGCCGCGTCCGAGAGCGAAGCCGCGAGTAAAGATTTATCGCATCGTGACGTAATTCATCGTGACCTAATTGTTCCCCGGCTAATTGCCGCGATATTCGAAGGCACCCGTGCTTAGCGCAATGACAATGTCGTGACACCCGGAGCAAGGCTGGGCTATGATTGCCAACAATGAAACCCTCCGCCCTCATTTT
This genomic window from Betaproteobacteria bacterium contains:
- a CDS encoding octaprenyl diphosphate synthase, whose translation is MLEATLSASARTENELDSVHRLVATDLNAVDAVIRERLHSEVALIRKVSEHIIKSGGKRLRPLLVILAAGACGYRGSAHHTLAAVVEFIHTATLLHDDVVDESSLRRGRPTANSLFGNAASVLVGDFLYSRAFQMMVEVRNMRVLEVLADATNTIAEGEVLQLLNCHNPRTTEDAYLRVIRYKTAKLFEASGRLGGIVGGVPVSQQEALAHYGTHLGTAFQLVDDVLDYSGDLAQTGKNLGDDLAEGKPTLPLIHAMRHGTAEEAGVIRSAIEQGGLEEFEPVMAAIRHTGALEYTRRQAFAEAEKAKASLSGLASSAHKDGLLQLASFAVSRSY